Below is a genomic region from Mesorhizobium sp..
ACGAGCGCAGCACCGAGCCAGGCGCCGGCGGCGGGGCGTTCGCCGGTGCGCAGCCAGATCATCGGCAGGATAAGAACCGGCGAGGTGGCCGACAGCGTCGAGACGATGCCGACCTTGCCGCCGGAGAGCGCGAAGAGCAGCAGCGTCATGCCGATCGCGAGCGCGATGATGCCGGTGAGTGCGGTGAGCGCGAAGACCGGCCAGGTGACGGGGCCCTTGGGCTTCACCGAGGGGATGGGGAGCGCGATGAGGACGCTGAGGCAGAAGGCGGCAATCGCAACGCGCACCATCGAGGCGGCGAAGGGGTCGATGCCGGAGGCCATGATGGGGCGCGCGATGATGGAGCCGACCGCCTGGCCGGTCGCTGCCCCGAGCCCCAGAGCCACACCGAGCCAGAGCGGACCCTTGACGGCTTCCCAAGCGTGCGCCTGGCCCTGGCGGCGCCCATACAGGATTGCGAGGACCACGCCCGAAAGCACCAGCGCCATGCCGGCAAGGGCCTGGACAGGCAGGGCCTCCCCGAGGAAGACGAAGCCGAGCGCCGCGGCGATCGGCGCGTTAAGGGCGAAAAGGATGCCGGAGCGGCGCGGCCCGAGCCGGTTGAGAGCGGCAAAGAGCAGCGTGTCGCCGAGGAAGATGCCGACCAGTCCCGAAAGCAGCAGCGGGCCGAGAGTGTCGGCGCCGAGTTGCTGCCAGGTGCCGCTCGCCCCGACGTAGATCGCCAGAAGGACGGTGACGAAAGCCTGGCGCAGCCGGTTGAACGCCGGCGCGCCGAGATGGCCGGCGGGCCAGACCGATATGACGCCCGTCAGCGCCCAGCAGGTCGCAGCGCCCAGCGCAGCAAGTTC
It encodes:
- a CDS encoding DMT family transporter, with the translated sequence MPIYELAALGAATCWALTGVISVWPAGHLGAPAFNRLRQAFVTVLLAIYVGASGTWQQLGADTLGPLLLSGLVGIFLGDTLLFAALNRLGPRRSGILFALNAPIAAALGFVFLGEALPVQALAGMALVLSGVVLAILYGRRQGQAHAWEAVKGPLWLGVALGLGAATGQAVGSIIARPIMASGIDPFAASMVRVAIAAFCLSVLIALPIPSVKPKGPVTWPVFALTALTGIIALAIGMTLLLFALSGGKVGIVSTLSATSPVLILPMIWLRTGERPAAGAWLGAALVVAGMALLFVR